The following coding sequences lie in one Aspergillus luchuensis IFO 4308 DNA, chromosome 8, nearly complete sequence genomic window:
- a CDS encoding uncharacterized protein (COG:Q;~EggNog:ENOG410PK2P;~InterPro:IPR001128,IPR002401,IPR036396;~PFAM:PF00067;~SMCOG1034:cytochrome P450;~antiSMASH:Cluster_8.14;~go_function: GO:0005506 - iron ion binding [Evidence IEA];~go_function: GO:0016705 - oxidoreductase activity, acting on paired donors, with incorporation or reduction of molecular oxygen [Evidence IEA];~go_function: GO:0020037 - heme binding [Evidence IEA];~go_process: GO:0055114 - oxidation-reduction process [Evidence IEA]): MRSTIELECGREGENNPLRRWNVHRLYRQWRNSQIMDHHIGLELEKRYQEYLQHEQTSKTRGKSIMDIVIAEYMKNRPASQTQISTLDPEFKSWAIIQIRLFLFVGHDSTAVTIIYCLYLLSKYPDTLGKIRQEHEQIFGPDTTTVATQIREHPEKINQLSYTTAVIKEALRLFPPANGIRWGRPGISLTDTHSTDGRTFPVDDCAVWIVHTAIQRNPGYWPHAHEFVPDRWLVEPGHELYPPTGGWRPFERGARDCVGQNMAMLAIKITLAMLVREFDFDSQYEEWDRENPAAGAVRTMFGERAYMVAKGAAHPAQGYPCKVRLAV, translated from the coding sequence ATGCGTAGCACCATTGAGCTGGAATGCggtcgagaaggagagaataaCCCCTTGCGACGCTGGAACGTCCACCGACTGTACCGTCAATGGCGGAATAGCCAGATCATGGACCACCACATCGGCCTGGAACTTGAAAAACGCTACCAAGAATATTTACAACACGAGCAAACTTCCAAGACCCGCGGTAAATCCATCATGGACATCGTGATCGCCGAATACATGAAGAACCGACCCGCAAGCCAAACCCAGATCTCGACCCTAGACCCCGAATTCAAATCCTGGGCCATCATCCAAAttcgcctcttcctcttcgtcggacACGACTCAACCGCCGTAACTATTATCTACTGCCTCTACCTCCTCTCCAAATACCCCGACACCCTCGGCAAGATCCGCCAGGAACACGAACAAATATTCGGCCCCGATACCACGACCGTCGCAACACAGATCAGGGAACACCCCGAAAAGATCAACCAATTGTCCTACACCACCGCTGTCATCAAGGAAGCACTCCgtctcttccccccagcaAACGGCATCCGATGGGGTCGTCCGGGCATTTCTCTTACCGACACCCACAGCACCGATGGACGGACCTTCCCTGTAGATGACTGCGCCGTCTGGATCGTGCATACTGCTATCCAACGGAACCCAGGGTACTGGCCCCATGCGCACGAGTTTGTCCCCGATCGCTGGCTTGTTGAGCCGGGGCATGAGCTCTACCCCCCGACGGGCGGATGGCGGCCCTTTGAGCGTGGTGCACGAGACTGTGTGGGGCAAAACATGGCTATGTTGGCTATTAAGATTACTCTGGCTATGTTGGTGCGGGAGTTTGATTTTGATAGTCAGTATGAGGAGTGGGATCGTGAGAACCCGGCGGCTGGCGCAGTACGGACTATGTTTGGAGAGAGGGCATATATGGTTGCCAAGGGCGCGGCGCATCCGGCTCAAGGATATCCGTGTAAGGTGAGATTGGCTGTGTAA
- a CDS encoding uncharacterized protein (COG:Q;~EggNog:ENOG410PY8U;~InterPro:IPR001128,IPR036396;~TransMembrane:1 (o12-32i);~antiSMASH:Cluster_8.14;~go_function: GO:0005506 - iron ion binding [Evidence IEA];~go_function: GO:0016705 - oxidoreductase activity, acting on paired donors, with incorporation or reduction of molecular oxygen [Evidence IEA];~go_function: GO:0020037 - heme binding [Evidence IEA];~go_process: GO:0055114 - oxidation-reduction process [Evidence IEA]), whose product MQGSNFQREGLGARIAITLAVVGLTTVFYKMVKTRLYMYRLRKQGMPMPPWDPIFGHLRIMPGLAKKCPSDAMQSQSFAILSMEYPGLQNGFYIDVWPFMYPMFVCTTPPLAVQACQTYNLTKPTDLLAGFINPMAGGDNFFTTNGAVWKRDRDLFNHGFSMAAVLGHVDYILEEAEIYVEILREHAKKGDTFSMDDLACNYMMDVVGNVAL is encoded by the exons ATGCAAGGTTCTAACTTCCAACGGGAAGGCCTCGGCGCCCGTATCGCCATCACACTGGCCGTGGTTGGCCTCACCACAGTCTTCTACAAGATGGTGAAGACCCGACTGTACATGTATCGTCTCAGGAAACAAGGAATG CCAATGCCTCCCTGGGACCCTATCTTCGGACATCTGCGAATTATGCCCGGTCTTGCCAAGAAGTGTCCCAGTGATGCCATGCAATCTCAGTCGTTCGCTATCCTCTCTATGGAGTACCCAGGACTGCAAAACGGCTTCTATATTGATGTTTGGCCATTCATGTATCCAATGTTCGTCTGCACCACTCCGCCACTCGCCGTGCAGGCCTGTCAGACCTACAATCTGACGAAGCCAACCGACCTCCTGGCAGGATTTATCAACCCAATGGCGGGTGGAGATAATTTTTTCACGACCAATGGTGCAGTGTGGAAGCGTGATCGCGATCTGTTCAACCACGGTTTTAGCATGGCAGCCGTGCTAGGGCATGTAGACTACATCCTAGAGGAAGCAGAGATCTATGTTGAAATTCTTCGAGAGCATGCCAAGAAGGGCGATACATTCTCCATGGACGATCTTGCTTGTAACTATATGATGGATGTAGTCGGCAATGTCGCACTGTAA
- a CDS encoding uncharacterized protein (COG:S;~EggNog:ENOG410PRPE;~TransMembrane:2 (i30-54o66-88i);~antiSMASH:Cluster_8.14), with amino-acid sequence MALDTVGDFLILAIPVNIIWKIRVRWTQRIVLAMSLCLTVVMIVLSIVRVSGLLYHDIVDAIWETYWQFLSAEVGVFLAAAVSFRSFFVAQNRSHRPPPFSVKRFLRESFSSHRHRQPDSMSSTWLHGYGSELEILASRSSTRELGVQQAGAHVDVEANSTH; translated from the exons ATGGCGCTGGATACCGTGGGAGACTTTCTGA TTCTCGCAATCCCCGTCAACATAATCTGGAAAATCCGAGTCCGATGGACTCAAAGGATCGTTCTGGCAATGTCGCTCTGCCTTACAGTTGTCATGATTGTACTTTCGATAGTCAGAGTTTCCGGGCTTCTCTACCACGATATAGTCGACGCCATTTGGGAAACATACTGGCAGTTTCTGAGTGCTGAAGTCGGGGTATTCCTAGCGGCGGCAGTATCATTTCGCTCCTTCTTTGTAGCGCAGAATCGATCGCACAGGCCTCCTCCCTTCTCAGTCAAAAGGTTCCTCCGGGAGTCCTTTTCATCTCACAGACATCGCCAGCCAGATTCTATGTCAAGCACTTGGTTACATGGCTATGGTTCCGAGCTGGAAATTCTAGCCAGTCGCTCTAGCACACGAGAACTTGGCGTCCAGCAGGCCGGAGCAcatgtggatgttgaagcgAACTCGACACATTGA
- a CDS encoding uncharacterized protein (COG:Q;~EggNog:ENOG410PNBB;~InterPro:IPR001128,IPR002403,IPR036396;~SMCOG1034:cytochrome P450;~TransMembrane:2 (o6-26i46-63o);~antiSMASH:Cluster_8.14;~go_function: GO:0004497 - monooxygenase activity [Evidence IEA];~go_function: GO:0005506 - iron ion binding [Evidence IEA];~go_function: GO:0016705 - oxidoreductase activity, acting on paired donors, with incorporation or reduction of molecular oxygen [Evidence IEA];~go_function: GO:0020037 - heme binding [Evidence IEA];~go_process: GO:0055114 - oxidation-reduction process [Evidence IEA]), whose translation MNLTEVYITYLVTIAAIGFCLVKYLFGIHALHNQPKVKRGLKIPPLVPSLIPLLGMLPFKIMWSPRDFVLSAKNLLWNSQPVRARIFTQTFYIFQGAETIRSIVNKRSLSLFPIHVILLRRVFGLPASASWIYAQDNSGGLPKPYPESNVKPQNRIEYAVRRTNHRLLVGSGFAPLVKRFQTVLTDRLQSLSIGGHWVKWDDFAELINHEFTASFLDSLCEMYLMQEHPDFVINLFTLHDNIWKMFIGMPRFLAPQVYAARDAALAALKDWNTWARERSDAAAGTSEGDDPFWASQYWRDRIDAFQQINGFDANIIAIHDLAVIWGMSINGVNTSLWACLEAFKDQELLERVRAEARACLISNSDLKFDIDRLLRQPVLQAIYAETLRLRINGFFVWYQSRGNLDVDGWLIPNKNWILTTPMVGHMDPGIWCTGPDADHPVQEFWVGRWLKYTDDGYTLVFSTEMAKGAWMPYGGGFHICPGRYFAKTMIILGVALMTTMYDCEVLAGETNMRMSMRTFGFGTAGPVGKVPVRIRRR comes from the exons ATGAACCTTACAGAAGTTTACATCACATATCTCGTCACTATTGCTGCTATCGGATTTTGTCTGGTGAAATATTTGTTTGGCATACACGCGCTACATAATCAGCCTAAAGTCAAACGAGGCCTAAAGATTCCCCCTTTGGTGCCGTCCCTGATCCCGCTATTAGGAATGCTCCCATTCAAGATTATGTGGAGCCCTCGAGACTTTGTTCTCTCAGCAAA AAATCTCTTGTGGAATTCCCAACCCGTTCGCGCACGGATCTTCACGCAAACCTTCTACATCTTCCAAGGCGCGGAAACTATCAGATCTATCGTCAACAAACGCAgcctttctttgtttcccaTACATGTTATCCTCCTTCGCCGCGTGTTTGGCCTTCCAGCAAGCGCGTCATGGATCTATGCCCAGGATAACTCCGGCGGGTTACCCAAACCGTATCCAGAAAGCAATGTTAAGCCGCAGAACCGGATTGAATATGCGGTTCGACGTACTAACCATCGCTTACTGGTTGGGTCAGGCTTCGCACCTTTAGTCAAGAGGTTTCAAACTGTCCTGACAGATCGCTTGCAGTCCCTTTCTATCGGTGGTCATTGGGTCAAATGGGACGATTTTGCTGAGTTGATTAATCACGAGTTCACTGCCTCATTCCTGGACTCGCTGTGCGAGATGTACTTGATGCAAGAGCACCCAGACTTTGTCATCAATTTATTTACCCTTCACGACAACATTTGGAAGATGTTCATTGGAATGCCGCGGTTCCTGGCACCACAGGTTTATGCCGCACGGGACGCAGCGCTTGCCGCCCTGAAGGACTGGAATACATGGGCACGAGAACGTTCTGATGCCGCAGCAGGCACATCAGAGGGCGATGACCCATTTTGGGCCTCTCAGTACTGGCGCGACCGCATCGATGCTTTTCAGCAGATTAATGGGTTTGATGCGAATATTATTGCCATTCATGATCTGGCGGTGATCTGGGG AATGAGCATCAATGGAGTCAACACCTCCTTATGGGCCTGTCTGGAAGCATTCAAAGACCAAGAACTACTTGAACGCGTTCGGGCCGAGGCTCGCGCCTGTTTGATTTCGAATTCAGACCTTAAATTCGACATCGATCGTCTCCTACGCCAACCAGTCTTGCAGGCCATCTATGCCGAGACTCTTCGTCTGCGGATCAATGGCTTTTTTGTCTGGTACCAGTCCCGTGGCAATCTGGACGTAGATGGATGGCTCATTCCCAACAAGAATTGGATTCTCACCACTCCCATGGTGGGCCATATGGATCCCGGTATCTGGTGCACGGGTCCGGATGCCGATCATCCTGTGCAGGAGTTCTGGGTGGGTAGGTGGTTGAAGTATACAGATGATGGCTATACACTAGTATTCTCGACCGAGATGGCTAAGGGCGCGTGGATGCCCTATGGGGGTGGTTTTCATATTTGTCCCGGGAGGTACTTTGCCAAAACAATGATTATTCTTGGGGTGGCGTTAATGACGACGATGTATGATTGTGAAGTGTTGGCTGGCGAGACGAATATGCGGATGAGCATGCGTACTTTTGGGTTCGGGACTGCTGGCCCGGTTGGAAAGGTGCCGGTTCGCATTCGAAGGAGGTAA
- a CDS encoding uncharacterized protein (COG:K;~EggNog:ENOG410PMZT;~InterPro:IPR036864,IPR007219,IPR001138;~PFAM:PF00172,PF04082;~go_function: GO:0000981 - DNA-binding transcription factor activity, RNA polymerase II-specific [Evidence IEA];~go_function: GO:0003677 - DNA binding [Evidence IEA];~go_function: GO:0008270 - zinc ion binding [Evidence IEA];~go_process: GO:0006351 - transcription, DNA-templated [Evidence IEA];~go_process: GO:0006355 - regulation of transcription, DNA-templated [Evidence IEA]) — MESSREGRSRAKSRGKYTTKACEECRRRRAKCDGVKPSCSRCLQWNVSCQYSGTEDGRRPASKSYVLLLRQRIESLEKLLDQHGINTIDHGSQTPGKGLDSFLVNGTIDETCSAMDSLCESLKGQLSLDESLNFDKDGEMRYFGPTSGRLGFQDLPSSGGNRETSQHDPQADAALNSIDDYLDLTAPSPMIDEIPISLQNELINLYFTWEQPWYPIVDETLFRESMSSLGKYWSPLLHYSILALGSRYSDSLQVRLDSNDSNSAGLEFLSRAKSLLHLEMENPTLVTIQALGVIGMVYFAIGKDAAGWLHHGMADRLCLDMGLNMDPAGFAGTVTISAREARLRRQIYWTLYCHDKLSATYTGRICSMLDQQGAVELPSDMDDPAETVETPAEIRKIVAPLQRALIGICKITENILLSMWGPKPLVKGTERPEFLESNLLALKSWFYDLPQHLRIDRPNPVPQAYTLHMVYHTTKILLAKPFLMDPCYYDSPDTKTKTMEKAQTVCRDSAKTMCVVAQKYCRTFGNFQRSPISAMHCTLSAARVILEEPNCPSKRNQLRICLAALDGLSKSWHPARHIANNLRRLCPMLPSEVSPEDGNITAVDLDIHDPAQNAFDLFGTTNNGAIPELHDMLGTDLAAWSQLPDDYGYFDLLNQATWDHAW, encoded by the exons ATGGAGTCATCACGGGAGGGGAGAAGCAGGGCAAAATCTCGTGGTAAATATACCACCAAAGCGTGCGAAGAATGCCGTCGGCGACGAGCTAAG TGTGACGGGGTAAAACCATCATGCTCCAGATGCCTTCAGTGGAATGTTTCATGTCAATATTCAGGCACTGAAGATGGGCGCCGACCGGCTTCTAAGTCGTACGTCCTACTCCTTAGGCAGCGTATCGAAtcgctggagaagctgctaGACCAGCACGGTATCAACACCATAGATCATGGTTCACAGACTCCTGGAAAAGGCTTGGATAGCTTCTTGGTAAATGGAACAATAGACGAGACATGCTCCGCGATGGATAGCCTATGTGAATCTCTCAAAGGCCAACTATCGCTGGACGAGTCATTGAACTTTGACAAAGATGGGGAGATGCGGTACTTCGGGCCTACCAGTGGGCGACTGGGATTCCAGGACCTTCCGTCGAGCGGTGGAAACCGAGAAACTTCACAACATGACCCCCAGGCGGATGCTGCGCTCAATAGCATCGATGATTACCTCGATCTGACAGCACCTAGTCCAATGATCGACGAAATCCCTATCTCTCTGCAGAACGAGCTCATTAATCTTTACTTTACATGGGAACAACCATGGTATCCCATTGTCGACGAGACTCTATTCAGGGAGAGCATGAGCTCTCTGGGAAAATACTGGAGTCCACTGCTTCACTACTCTATTCTCGCTTTAGGCTCTCGATATTCCGATAGCTTGCAAGTCCGATTAGATTCCAATGACTCAAACTCAGCCGGTCTGGAGTTCCTCTCCCGAGCGAAGAGTCTTCTACACTTAGAGATGGAAAATCCTACTCTTGTCACTATTCAGGCTCTAGGAGTCATTGGCATGGTCTACTTT GCAATCGGCAAAGATGCCGCTGGATGGCTACACCATGGCATGGCGGACCGACTGTGTCTTGACATGGGCTTGAACATGGATCCGGCAGGGTTTGCAGGCACGGTCACTATATCAGCCAGAGAGGCACGCTTGAGAAGGCAGATTTATTGGACACTGTATTGTCATGACAAGCTTTCCGCTACTTATACGGGGCGGATATGCTCGATGCTC GATCAGCAAGGTGCTGTCGAGTTACCATCAGATATGGACGATCCCGCGGAGACCGTGGAGACACCTGCGGAGATCCGAAAAATAGTGGCCCCTCTGCAAAGAGCACTGATCGGAATCTGTAAAATCACCGAGAACATCCTACTCTCAAT GTGGGGCCCCAAGCCACTCGTGAAGGGGACGGAGCGGCCGGAATTTCTTGAATCCAACCTTCTCGCACTAAAATCTTGGTTCTACGATCTTCCTCAGCACCTCAGGATCGACCGTCCCAACCCTGTGCCTCAGGCATATACCCTTCATATGGTATATCATACGACGAAGATTCTACTTGCCAAACCGTTCCTAATGGACCCTTGCTACTACGACTCGCCTGATACAAAGACTAAGACGATGGAGAAGGCTCAAACCGTATGCAGGGACTCCGCTAAGACAATGTGTGTGGTGGCTCAGAAATATTGCCGGACATTTGGCAATTTCCAACGTAGTCCAATTTCAGCCATGCATTGCACGCTATCAGCAGCTCGGGTCATTCTGGAGGAGCCAAACTGTCCGTCTAAGCGCAACCAGCTGCGAATATGTCTTGCTGCACTTGATGGACTGTCTAAGTCTTGGCATCCCGCACGACATATTGCGAATAATCTGAGAAGGCTTTGTCCCATGCTGCCGAGCGAGGTGTCACCTGAGGATGGTAACATCACTGCGGTTGACCTTGACATCCATGATCCTGCACAAAATGCCTTCGACCTGTTTGGCACTACTAATAACGGGGCTATTCCGGAGCTGCATGATATGCTCGGTACTGATCTCGCAGCTTGGAGCCAGCTACCAGACGACTACGGATACTTTGACTTGTTGAATCAGGCCACATGGGACCATGCATGGTAG
- a CDS encoding RidA family protein (COG:J;~EggNog:ENOG410PR68;~InterPro:IPR006175,IPR035959;~PFAM:PF01042) → MSHLTYYNYEGVGKRNQQKFKYSQAVRIGDRIECSGQGGWDPNTGEFYKEINAQIDQAFKNVELNLKNAGGKGWEQVFRVNSYHVPINNEALDAMVRNFKKYMPNHEPLWTCVGVTRLGEDDMRVEIEVVAHDPK, encoded by the exons ATGTCTCACCTCACCTATTATAACTACGAGGGAGTTGGAAAAAGGAACCAGCAAAAGTTCAAATATAGCCAAGCCGTGCGCATAGGTGATCGCATTGAATGCTCTGGACAAG GCGGCTGGGACCCAAACACTGGGGAGTTCTATAAAGAGATCAACGCGCAGATCGATCAAGCTTTCAAGAACGTCGAGCTGAATCTGAAGAACGCTGGCGGCAAAGGGTGGGAGCAGGTCTTCCGCGTGAACTCGTACCATGTCCCCATTAACAACGAAGCGCTGGATGCCATGGTCAGGAACTTTAAGAAGTATATGCCGAATCATGAGCCCCTGTGGACATGTGTGGGCGTGACGAGgttgggggaggatgatatgAGGGTTGAGATTGAGGTGGTGGCGCATGATCCAAAATAG
- a CDS encoding LipA and NB-ARC domain protein (COG:S;~EggNog:ENOG410PHU9) — protein sequence MHTNTGIKRKPLPQTTSPDGTIRGVITVSPSQTPPPQPCVSSKQQLQVHQQPLSPRPHRPPPPYTPPLPVRSATTPNEPSYPSRTPSPLPPPPPPPPRSATTPTGPSTAQKAYNEATHFLGGLITHPTSSTKHTTILRHSSGIVFYRGSTTSVTISIFSDAPLPPTRTLYLQSKGWSGKTGMKTKAFLGLTDSWLNVTPTLPVHVQQVDPVDERAWQRDIGKFRKKATGRERQHVLRETMVVRIPVEAGDGYFQLVLCGDGENRRKVMCYSPVFRVLSTSLSPSSCRGASLSTMPLEVGAMVLGMYVQTAAEAVVAPVTAAVQSKVQPYQPSWVTQTAAETAVSVSGVGDRVGSVLGVGGDDDDDGGGSGSGNGLRDVQAGYQLALEEGPKAPFPVDLTARVEAGDSDGLRFRVGKVPDMVLDRYRGFFFGWARVEGVEATAERGPGSASGTWQGVVFSIVYFDPIQQERVNLSRAMQKITTVRFIDEPAVPVRAQIKLQIRIMGFLRPDVPPPRGQTEKDLIAAREAAAEAAMLADACDASYAQSILEHPAWAADRPFSGTRGIVTNGASGSGSGGWMDRTREGVENVKYRGQKLAEKVPLHWIGVRAPTDEARDKQIAVNGFYIVRG from the coding sequence ATGCACACCAACACAGGAATAAAGCGCAAACCCCTACCCCAGACCACCTCCCCGGACGGCACCATCCGCGGCGTCATAACGGTATCGCCTTCGcaaacaccaccgccacAACCATGCGTATCCTCCAAACAGCAACTACAAgtccaccaacaaccactaTCACCACGTCCTCAtcgccctccaccaccctACACACCACCCCTCCCTGTCCGCTCTGCAACCACCCCCAATGAGCCATCCTATCCAAGTCgtaccccctcccccctcccaccaccaccaccaccccctcctcgctccgcaacaaccccaacaggCCCCTCCACCGCCCAAAAGGCCTACAACGAAGCCACCCACTTCCTCGGCGGCCTCATAACGCACCCCACAAGCAGCACGAAACACACCACCATCCTGCGGCACTCTTCCGGCATTGTCTTCTACCGCGGCAGCACCACCTCCgtcaccatctccatcttctccgacgcccccctcccaccaacCCGCACCCTCTACCTCCAAAGCAAAGGCTGGAGCGGCAAAACCGGCATGAAAACCAAAGCATTCCTCGGCCTCACCGACTCCTGGCTAAACGTCACCCCGACGCTCCCCGTGCATGTGCAGCAAGTTGACCCGGTCGATGAGCGCGCCTGGCAGCGCGACATTGGCAAGTTTCGCAAGAAGGCGACGGGGCGCGAGAGACAGCATGTGCTGCGCGAGACGATGGTTGTGAGGATCCCTGTGGAGGCGGGGGACGGGTACTTCCAGCTTGTGCTTTGCGGGGACGGAGAGAATAGGAGGAAGGTTATGTGCTATAGTCCGGTGTTTCGGGTTTTGTCGACCAGTTTGAGTCCTAGTTCGTGTAGGGGGGCTAGTTTGTCGACTATGCCGTTGGAGGTCGGGGCTATGGTGCTGGGTATGTATGTTCAGACTGCGGCTGAGGCGGTCGTGGCGCCGGTTACGGCCGCGGTGCAGAGTAAGGTGCAGCCGTATCAGCCGAGTTGGGTGACGCAGACGGCGGCGGAGACGGCCGTCTCGGTTAGTGGGGTTGGGGATAGGGTTGGGTCAGTGttgggggttggtggggatgatgatgatgatgggggagggagtgggagtggtaATGGGTTGAGGGATGTGCAGGCCGGGTATCAGCTtgcgttggaggaggggcCGAAGGCGCCGTTCCCCGTGGACCTTACAGCGAGAGTGGAGGCCGGGGATAGTGATGGGCTTCGGTTTAGGGTTGGTAAGGTACCTGATATGGTACTGGATCGGTATCGGGGGTTTTTCTTTGGGTGGGCGAGAGTTGAGGGTGTTGAGGCGACAGCGGAGAGAGGGCCAGGTTCGGCCTCAGGAACGTGGCAGGGCGTCGTGTTCTCGATTGTATACTTTGATCCGATACAACAGGAGCGAGTCAATCTCTCCCGCGCTATGCAGAAGATCACGACTGTCCGCTTCATTGATGAACCTGCTGTGCCGGTACGAGCTCAAATAAAGCTTCAAATCCGGATCATGGGGTTTCTGCGCCCGGATGTACCTCCGCCCAGAGGCCAGACTGAAAAGGATCTCATAGCTGCGCGGGAGGCAGCAGCTGAGGCAGCCATGTTAGCCGATGCATGCGATGCGTCATATGCGCAGAGCATTCTCGAACATCCTGCTTGGGCAGCGGATAGGCCCTTCTCGGGGACAAGAGGTATAGTCACCAACGGAGcgagtggaagtggaagtggaggcTGGATGGATAGAACTAGAGAAGGTGTGGAGAACGTCAAGTATCGAGGGCAGAAGCTGGCGGAGAAGGTTCCCTTGCATTGGATCGGGGTTAGGGCTCCGACGGATGAGGCAAGGGATAAGCAGATTGCCGTGAATGGGTTTTATATCGTTCGGGGGTGA
- a CDS encoding putative glutamine-serine-proline rich protein (COG:S;~EggNog:ENOG410PNSX;~InterPro:IPR008816,IPR011058,IPR036673;~PFAM:PF08881,PF05433;~go_component: GO:0019867 - outer membrane [Evidence IEA]): protein MAAQEYFGGSSATPANPDRRQQNPSPWSSPAVDTPSSTGYGSYPPSVENGHDRYGASSPYPPQGAGGYNRPYSPYQQPSPQPGYQNPEYSSYGGRPPYPQYEQPSHYGQPPSESRPYPPYPQHEGYASHQQPPPYSPESSTDPAAAGEGEKGIMGALAGGAAGGFAGHKVNHGFLGTIGGAMMGSVAEDAVKKHKEKKEHEEEERRREEERRRMEEQRRREEQYRMSQQQHQYHHRPPPHHGAPLRGNFSASARDIRLESHHDLVAACGRVSGELQLSVLPLNSVLANHWGKFAWERNGNFAASARNVRLVDGGRVLEAELADGNDGWNRTWIRLDERITNQNGQLMFLD, encoded by the coding sequence ATGGCAGCTCAAGAGTACTTCGGTGGCAGCAGTGCCACCCCCGCCAACCCTGATCGCCGTCAGCAGAACCCCTCTCCCTGGTCATCCCCAGCCGTCGACACTCCCAGCTCCACCGGATACGGCTCGTATCCCCCCTCCGTCGAGAACGGCCACGACCGATACGGCGCCTCTTCTCCTTATCCCCCTCAGGGCGCTGGAGGCTACAACAGACCTTACAGCCCATACCAGCAGCCGTCCCCTCAGCCCGGCTACCAGAACCCTGAATACTCATCTTACGGTGGACGCCCACCTTACCCACAGTACGAGCAGCCTTCACATTACGGCCAGCCTCCCTCCGAGTCGAGGCCCTACCCGCCTTACCCTCAGCACGAAGGCTACGCCTCCCAccagcaacctcctccaTACTCTCCTGAGTCGTCCACCgaccccgccgccgccggcgaAGGCGAGAAGGGTATCATGGGCGCCCTCGCAGGCGGAGCAGCTGGTGGTTTCGCAGGACATAAGGTCAACCACGGTTTTCTCGGCACCATCGGTGGAGCTATGATGGGCTCCGTGGCCGAAGACGCAGTGAAGAAgcacaaggagaagaaagagcacgaggaagaagagcgccGTCGCGAGGAAGAACGTCGCAGAATGGAAGAACAGCGTCGTAGGGAAGAACAATACAGGATgtctcagcagcagcaccagtaCCACCACagacctcctccccatcacgGCGCGCCTCTGCGCGGAAACTTCTCCGCTTCGGCTCGGGATATCCGCCTCGAAAGTCACCACGATCTGGTGGCTGCTTGTGGACGGGTGTCTGGGGAGCTGCAGCTCTCAGTACTTCCGCTGAACAGTGTGTTGGCTAATCACTGGGGAAAGTTTGCGTGGGAGCGGAATGGAAACTTTGCGGCGTCTGCTAGGAATGTTCGCTTGGTCGATGGGGGCCGTGTGCTGGAGGCGGAGTTGGCGGATGGCAATGACGGATGGAATCGGACCTGGATTCGTCTGGATGAGAGAATTACGAACCAGAATGGTCAGCTGATGTTCCTGGATTAG